A genome region from Nocardiopsis exhalans includes the following:
- a CDS encoding RecB family exonuclease, translated as MTTAPLPTALSPSRASDFLQCPLLFRFRTIDRLPEAPSAAALRGTLVHACLERLYELPADTRTPRTALSLVDPQWEKIRTKKPEVAEQLFPGEEGLADWLESARTLVKRYFDLENPELLEPREREMRLEVALPTGLRLRGYVDRLDVAPGGQIRVVDYKTGKSPHPRFEDKAKFQIFFYAVMIWRDLGVVPARLQLIYLGDGSVRWYDPTEEELAAAEAEIGDIWAQIEAAGRAGKWEPKRSKLCGWCEHQALCPEFGGTPPPLPATRPPMP; from the coding sequence ATGACCACCGCGCCGCTGCCGACCGCTCTCTCTCCTTCCCGGGCCTCCGACTTCCTCCAGTGCCCGCTGCTCTTCCGGTTCCGCACCATCGACCGCCTGCCCGAAGCGCCCAGCGCCGCCGCGCTGCGCGGCACCCTCGTGCACGCCTGTCTGGAGCGGCTCTACGAGCTGCCCGCCGACACCCGCACGCCCCGCACCGCGCTGAGCCTGGTCGACCCGCAGTGGGAGAAGATCCGCACCAAGAAGCCCGAGGTCGCCGAGCAGCTCTTCCCCGGCGAGGAGGGTCTGGCCGACTGGCTGGAGTCGGCCCGAACCCTGGTCAAGCGCTACTTCGACCTGGAAAACCCCGAGCTCCTGGAGCCCCGCGAGCGCGAGATGCGCCTGGAGGTCGCCCTGCCCACCGGTCTGCGGCTGCGCGGCTACGTGGACCGGCTGGACGTGGCGCCGGGCGGGCAGATCCGGGTGGTCGACTACAAGACCGGGAAGTCACCGCACCCCAGGTTCGAGGACAAGGCCAAGTTCCAGATCTTCTTCTACGCGGTGATGATCTGGCGCGACCTGGGCGTGGTACCCGCCCGGCTCCAGCTCATCTACCTGGGCGACGGGTCGGTGCGCTGGTACGACCCCACCGAGGAGGAGCTCGCCGCCGCCGAGGCCGAGATCGGCGACATCTGGGCGCAGATCGAGGCGGCCGGGCGCGCCGGGAAGTGGGAGCCCAAGCGCAGCAAGCTGTGCGGCTGGTGCGAGCACCAGGCGCTGTGCCCGGAGTTCGGCGGCACCCCGCCGCCGCTGCCCGCCACGCGCCCCCCGATGCCATGA
- the dop gene encoding depupylase/deamidase Dop: MSVRRIMGIETEYGISVPGNPGANAMVTSTQVVNAYLAASAARARRARWDFEEENPLRDARGFDLAREVADPTQLTDEDLGLANVILTNGARLYVDHAHPEYSAPEVTNPRDAVLWDKAGERVMADAAARAGATPGIEPIQLYKNNTDNKGASYGCHENYLMNRSTPFGDIVRHLIPFFVSRQVVCGAGKVGIGSDGQGSGFQISQRADFFEVEVGLETTLKRPIINTRDEPHADPDQYRRLHVIIGDANMSEISTYLKLGTTALVLSMIEDGFLSADLSLETPVADLREVSHDPGLTHRVRLRDGRRMTALELQGEYLDQARKYVEDRFGTDVDPDTADVLDLWESVLSRLASDPMSLATELDWVAKLKVLEGYRSRDDLEWSHPRLQLVDLQYSDVRAEKGIYNRLAARGRMKRLVEEPEVMRAVTEPPEDTRAYFRGRCLAKYADEVAAASWDSVIFDLPGYDSLQRVPTLEPRRGTKEHVGNLLDACATAVDLVAALAGDRRG, translated from the coding sequence ATGAGTGTGCGTCGGATTATGGGTATCGAGACCGAATACGGGATCTCCGTGCCGGGAAACCCCGGGGCCAACGCGATGGTCACCTCCACCCAGGTGGTCAACGCCTACCTTGCGGCTTCGGCTGCCCGGGCCAGGAGGGCCCGCTGGGACTTCGAGGAGGAGAACCCGCTTCGGGACGCCCGCGGGTTCGACCTGGCGCGGGAGGTGGCCGATCCCACCCAGTTGACCGACGAGGACCTGGGGCTGGCCAACGTCATCCTCACCAACGGCGCGCGCCTGTACGTGGACCACGCCCACCCCGAGTACTCCGCCCCCGAGGTCACCAACCCCCGGGACGCGGTGCTGTGGGACAAGGCGGGGGAGCGGGTGATGGCCGACGCGGCGGCCCGGGCCGGGGCGACCCCGGGCATCGAACCGATCCAGCTGTACAAGAACAACACCGACAACAAGGGCGCCTCGTACGGCTGCCACGAGAACTACCTGATGAACCGGTCGACGCCCTTCGGCGACATCGTCCGGCACCTGATCCCGTTCTTCGTCTCCCGGCAGGTGGTGTGCGGCGCGGGCAAGGTCGGGATCGGCTCGGACGGCCAGGGCAGCGGTTTCCAGATCTCCCAGCGGGCGGACTTCTTCGAGGTCGAGGTCGGCCTGGAGACCACCCTGAAGCGTCCCATCATCAACACGCGGGACGAACCGCACGCCGACCCCGACCAGTACCGGCGCCTGCACGTCATCATCGGCGACGCCAACATGAGCGAGATCTCCACCTACCTCAAGCTGGGCACCACCGCGCTGGTGCTGTCGATGATCGAGGACGGCTTCCTCAGCGCGGACCTGTCCCTGGAGACCCCGGTGGCGGACCTGCGGGAGGTCTCCCACGACCCGGGGCTCACCCACCGGGTCCGGCTGCGCGACGGGCGCCGGATGACCGCGCTGGAGCTCCAGGGCGAGTACCTGGACCAGGCCCGCAAGTACGTGGAGGACCGCTTCGGCACCGACGTGGACCCCGACACCGCGGACGTGCTCGACCTCTGGGAGTCGGTGCTGTCCCGGCTGGCCTCGGACCCGATGAGCCTGGCCACCGAGCTCGACTGGGTCGCCAAGCTCAAGGTGCTGGAGGGCTACCGTTCCCGGGACGACCTGGAGTGGTCCCACCCCCGGCTCCAGCTGGTGGATCTGCAGTACTCCGACGTGCGCGCGGAGAAGGGCATCTACAACCGGCTGGCCGCCCGCGGCCGGATGAAGCGCCTGGTGGAGGAGCCCGAGGTCATGCGGGCCGTCACCGAACCGCCGGAGGACACCCGCGCCTACTTCCGGGGGCGCTGCCTGGCCAAGTACGCCGACGAGGTGGCGGCCGCCTCCTGGGACTCGGTGATCTTCGACCTTCCGGGCTACGACTCCCTGCAACGAGTGCCCACCCTGGAGCCCCGCCGGGGCACCAAGGAGCACGTGGGGAACCTGCTGGACGCCTGCGCGACCGCGGTCGACCTGGTGGCGGCCCTGGCCGGCGACCGCCGGGGCTGA
- the arc gene encoding proteasome ATPase: protein MADVAEREDERQSDRDREVAELTAQVSYMEKELSVVRRKLADSPRHVRLLEERLREAQANLAATNGQNERLVSTLKEAREQIVALKEEVDRLAQPPSGFGVYLGSRDDETVEIFTNGRKMRVNVSPSVDMDDLRPGQEVMLNEAFNVVEVESFETVGEVVLLKELLEDGERALVISHHDDEKIVRLAEPLRDEPIRPGDSLLLEPRSGYVYERIPKSEVEELVLEEVPDISYTDIGGLSGQIEMIRDAVELPFLHKDLFREHKLTPPKGVLLYGPPGCGKTLIAKAVANSLAKRVAERTGTDVGKSFFLNIKGPELLNKYVGETERHIRLVFQRAREKASEGTPVIVFFDEMDSIFRVRGSGVSSDVENTIVPQMLSEIDGVEGLENVIVIGASNREDMIDPAILRPGRLDVKIKVERPDAEGARDIFGKYITEDLPLHEDDVAEHEGSARATVDAMIQRVVERMYTEGEENRFLEVTYANGDKEVLYFKDFNSGAMIENIVSRAKKMAIKDFIDQQSKGLRVSHLLQACVDEFSENEDLPNTTNPDDWARISGKKGERIVYIRTLVTGKKGADSGRSIDTVANTGQYL, encoded by the coding sequence GTGGCGGACGTGGCCGAGCGCGAAGACGAGCGTCAAAGCGACCGGGACCGTGAAGTCGCTGAACTCACGGCCCAGGTCTCCTACATGGAAAAGGAACTCAGCGTGGTTCGGCGTAAGCTCGCCGACTCGCCCCGACATGTACGCCTGCTGGAAGAGCGGTTGCGGGAGGCCCAGGCCAACCTCGCCGCCACGAACGGGCAGAACGAACGGCTCGTCTCCACACTGAAGGAGGCGCGCGAGCAGATCGTGGCACTCAAGGAGGAGGTCGACCGGCTCGCGCAGCCGCCGTCGGGCTTCGGTGTCTACCTTGGGTCCCGCGACGACGAGACCGTCGAGATCTTCACCAACGGCCGCAAGATGCGGGTCAACGTCAGTCCCTCCGTGGACATGGACGACCTGCGCCCGGGCCAGGAGGTCATGCTCAACGAGGCGTTCAACGTCGTCGAGGTGGAGTCGTTCGAGACCGTCGGCGAAGTCGTCCTGCTCAAGGAGCTCCTTGAGGACGGTGAGCGGGCGCTGGTGATCTCGCACCACGACGACGAGAAGATCGTCCGGTTGGCCGAGCCGTTGCGGGACGAGCCGATCCGGCCGGGGGACTCCCTGCTGTTGGAGCCCCGTTCCGGATACGTGTACGAGAGGATCCCCAAGTCCGAGGTCGAGGAACTCGTCCTCGAAGAGGTCCCCGACATCTCCTACACCGACATCGGTGGCCTGTCGGGGCAGATCGAGATGATCCGCGACGCGGTCGAACTGCCCTTCCTCCACAAGGACCTGTTCCGGGAGCACAAGCTCACCCCGCCCAAGGGTGTGCTGCTCTACGGTCCGCCCGGCTGCGGTAAGACGCTCATCGCCAAGGCGGTCGCCAACTCGCTGGCCAAGCGGGTCGCCGAGCGCACCGGCACGGACGTGGGCAAGAGCTTCTTTCTCAACATCAAGGGCCCGGAGCTGCTCAACAAGTACGTGGGCGAGACCGAGCGGCACATCCGCCTGGTCTTCCAGCGTGCCCGGGAGAAAGCCTCCGAGGGTACCCCCGTCATCGTGTTCTTCGACGAGATGGACTCGATCTTCCGGGTCCGTGGCTCGGGCGTGTCCTCCGACGTGGAGAACACCATCGTTCCGCAGATGCTCAGCGAGATCGACGGTGTGGAGGGGTTGGAGAACGTCATCGTCATCGGTGCCTCCAACCGCGAGGACATGATCGACCCGGCGATCCTGCGGCCCGGCCGCCTGGACGTCAAGATCAAGGTCGAGCGGCCCGACGCCGAGGGCGCCCGAGACATCTTCGGCAAGTACATCACCGAGGACCTGCCGCTGCACGAGGATGACGTGGCGGAGCACGAGGGGTCGGCCCGGGCCACGGTGGACGCCATGATCCAGCGGGTCGTGGAACGGATGTACACCGAGGGCGAGGAGAACCGCTTCCTGGAGGTCACCTACGCCAACGGTGACAAGGAGGTCCTGTACTTCAAGGACTTCAACTCCGGCGCGATGATCGAGAACATCGTCTCGCGGGCCAAGAAGATGGCGATCAAGGACTTCATCGACCAGCAGTCCAAGGGTCTGCGGGTGTCCCACCTGCTTCAGGCCTGCGTCGACGAGTTCAGCGAGAACGAGGACCTGCCCAACACCACCAACCCGGACGACTGGGCCCGGATCTCGGGCAAGAAGGGCGAGCGCATCGTCTACATCCGGACCCTGGTGACCGGCAAGAAGGGCGCCGACTCCGGTCGGTCCATCGACACCGTCGCCAACACCGGCCAGTACCTTTAG
- a CDS encoding response regulator, translated as MPASAPVSVLLVDDQPLVRAGFRMILESAPDVSVVGEASDGREAVRAARSLLPDVVLMDIRMAGMDGIEATRAIVEWARPLGHRVRVLALTTFDLDAYVVGALRAGASGFLLKDTPPAELLSAVQVVAEGSSVVSPAVLNRLLDRFATLLPLPDAAPEPPEDTLTAREHQVLRLVARGWSNGEIAAHLVLGETTVKSHVGSILTKLDLRDRVQAVVHAYETGLVRPGEADGTGEGRTDGRQHGEVSGPSA; from the coding sequence GTGCCCGCCTCAGCCCCCGTCTCCGTCCTGCTCGTCGACGACCAACCCCTCGTCCGCGCGGGGTTCCGCATGATCCTGGAGTCCGCGCCGGACGTGTCGGTGGTGGGCGAGGCCTCCGACGGCCGCGAGGCCGTGCGCGCGGCCCGCAGCCTGCTGCCCGACGTCGTCCTCATGGACATCCGGATGGCCGGTATGGACGGGATCGAGGCCACCCGCGCGATCGTCGAGTGGGCCCGCCCGCTCGGCCACCGGGTGCGGGTCCTGGCCCTGACCACCTTCGACCTGGACGCGTACGTGGTCGGGGCGCTGCGCGCGGGCGCATCGGGCTTCCTCCTCAAGGACACCCCGCCCGCCGAACTCCTCTCCGCGGTGCAGGTGGTCGCCGAGGGCTCCTCCGTGGTCTCCCCCGCCGTCCTGAACCGTCTGCTGGACCGGTTCGCGACCCTGCTGCCGCTGCCCGACGCCGCACCCGAGCCGCCCGAGGACACCCTCACCGCGCGCGAACACCAGGTGCTGCGGCTGGTCGCCCGGGGCTGGTCCAACGGGGAGATCGCCGCGCACCTGGTGCTGGGCGAGACCACCGTCAAGTCCCACGTGGGCAGCATCCTCACCAAACTGGACCTGCGCGACCGCGTCCAGGCGGTCGTGCACGCCTACGAGACCGGTCTGGTCCGCCCAGGAGAGGCCGACGGAACGGGCGAGGGAAGAACCGACGGCAGGCAGCACGGTGAGGTTTCGGGGCCCTCGGCCTGA
- a CDS encoding helix-turn-helix domain-containing protein: protein MAAALATCDMPTVIEGVRTAHGWSQSELAQALAYSQSWVSRVVNGQQTLTVSQVQDLAQRLRVPLHLLRFGGAGSGTAAAPRAASTRKGVKTTRRRDFGKAVAAGTFMATASRQAGEVSAYHGVDETTAPALRSITGGQRRMDANSPARHLLPSAVAHVQLAEQMLGNARGTPFHTELSASASEASGFAAWLNADLGDMGSARMHYRTAVVRARQAGMRLLDVYMLGSLAAFEIDIAEDPELGLGLVKEAEHVLGPSAHPTARAWLACIGALAHAGIGDRVAAARAIRHAEREIVRPDNAEPPWPWVFAFDEAKVAGYRALVGVRLRSPHEARAAFAEAVAPSPRNVKQSALLKVELASTHAEAGDIDEAFRLAQEALTTGVRFDSERVVSRVRSFRKRYRGPRAHCVEDLDNRLSSLVTGIPVSG, encoded by the coding sequence ATGGCCGCCGCCCTGGCCACCTGTGACATGCCGACGGTCATCGAAGGCGTGCGCACGGCGCACGGCTGGTCCCAGAGCGAGCTGGCCCAGGCGCTGGCCTACTCGCAGAGCTGGGTGTCCCGTGTCGTCAACGGCCAGCAGACCCTCACCGTCAGCCAGGTCCAGGACCTCGCCCAACGACTGCGCGTCCCGCTCCACCTGCTCCGATTCGGCGGTGCTGGGTCCGGAACGGCCGCGGCACCGAGGGCGGCTTCCACCAGGAAGGGGGTGAAGACCACGAGACGCCGCGACTTCGGCAAGGCGGTCGCCGCCGGCACCTTCATGGCCACAGCATCACGCCAGGCCGGAGAGGTCAGCGCCTACCACGGGGTCGACGAGACCACCGCCCCCGCGCTGCGCTCCATCACCGGCGGGCAGCGCCGTATGGACGCCAACTCCCCCGCCCGCCACCTGCTGCCCAGCGCGGTGGCGCACGTGCAGCTGGCCGAGCAGATGCTCGGTAACGCGCGCGGGACACCCTTCCACACCGAACTCAGCGCCTCGGCCAGCGAGGCCTCCGGCTTCGCCGCCTGGCTCAACGCCGACCTCGGCGACATGGGGTCGGCCCGCATGCACTACCGGACCGCGGTCGTACGCGCCCGACAGGCCGGGATGCGCCTGCTGGACGTCTACATGCTCGGCTCCCTGGCCGCCTTCGAGATCGACATCGCCGAGGACCCCGAGCTGGGACTGGGCCTGGTGAAGGAGGCCGAGCACGTCCTGGGCCCCTCGGCCCACCCCACCGCCCGCGCCTGGCTGGCCTGTATCGGGGCGCTGGCCCACGCGGGAATCGGCGACCGCGTGGCCGCGGCCCGGGCCATCCGGCACGCCGAACGCGAGATCGTCCGCCCGGACAACGCCGAACCGCCCTGGCCGTGGGTGTTCGCCTTCGACGAGGCCAAGGTCGCCGGGTACCGCGCGCTGGTGGGGGTCCGGCTGCGCAGCCCGCACGAGGCCCGCGCCGCCTTCGCCGAGGCCGTGGCCCCCTCGCCCCGCAACGTCAAGCAGTCAGCCCTGCTCAAGGTGGAGCTGGCCTCGACCCACGCCGAGGCCGGGGACATCGACGAGGCCTTCCGGCTCGCACAGGAGGCGCTCACCACCGGGGTGCGCTTCGACTCCGAGCGCGTGGTGAGCCGGGTGCGCTCCTTCCGAAAGCGCTACCGGGGCCCCCGGGCACACTGCGTCGAGGACCTCGACAACAGACTTTCGTCACTTGTTACCGGTATCCCGGTGAGTGGGTAG
- a CDS encoding site-2 protease family protein, translating to MSRGSDRTGPPTDDRAKKKRPGLLLGRPFGVPVYVTSSWWIVAVLITLVYGGIVQSRLALGPSAYLLAFVFAILLYASVLVHELAHSVVARWYGLPVRRIVLYVLGGVSEIDREAPTPGREFWIAFSGPLLSLVLAAAAFVLTAFADPFSVTGELLFQLWVANLLVGVFNLLPGLPLDGGRLLSAGVWKLTGRRHTGSVVAAWGGRVLALGVVALPFLFAWSAGNTPGPWAVVWGVVLAGFMWMSASEALRNARVRARVPGLRARALVRAAVTVPADLPLAQADRRAEEAGAAAVVVTDSAGTPISVLHPAAAEAITDARRAWVPVSDVSRALTENSTVAADLEGEELLQELTRSPLPEYLVVEADGDLLGVLRAVDVNAAMAGRTVEGTGGAAGAEGRD from the coding sequence GTGAGCAGAGGCAGCGACCGCACCGGACCCCCGACCGACGACCGCGCGAAGAAGAAGCGGCCGGGGTTACTCCTGGGCCGCCCGTTCGGGGTGCCGGTCTACGTCACCTCCTCGTGGTGGATCGTCGCCGTCCTGATCACGCTGGTCTACGGGGGCATCGTCCAGTCCAGGCTCGCGCTGGGACCCTCCGCCTACCTGCTGGCCTTCGTCTTCGCGATCCTGCTCTACGCCTCCGTGCTCGTGCACGAACTGGCGCACTCGGTGGTGGCCCGCTGGTACGGACTGCCGGTGCGCCGCATCGTCCTCTACGTGCTGGGCGGGGTCTCCGAGATCGACCGGGAGGCGCCCACCCCGGGCCGTGAGTTCTGGATCGCCTTCTCCGGTCCGCTGCTGTCCCTGGTGTTGGCAGCGGCCGCGTTCGTGCTGACCGCCTTCGCCGACCCCTTCAGCGTCACCGGTGAGCTGCTCTTCCAACTGTGGGTCGCCAACCTGCTCGTGGGCGTGTTCAACCTGCTGCCGGGGCTGCCGTTGGACGGCGGCCGCCTGCTGAGCGCCGGGGTGTGGAAGCTGACCGGCCGCAGACACACCGGCAGTGTGGTCGCGGCCTGGGGCGGCCGGGTCCTGGCCCTGGGCGTGGTGGCCCTGCCGTTCCTGTTCGCCTGGAGTGCCGGGAACACCCCGGGGCCGTGGGCGGTCGTGTGGGGGGTCGTACTGGCCGGGTTCATGTGGATGAGCGCGAGCGAGGCGCTGCGCAACGCCCGCGTCCGGGCCCGGGTACCGGGGCTGCGGGCGCGCGCCCTGGTCCGGGCGGCCGTGACCGTCCCGGCCGATCTGCCGCTGGCCCAGGCCGACCGCCGCGCCGAAGAAGCGGGTGCGGCGGCGGTGGTGGTCACCGACAGCGCGGGCACGCCGATCTCGGTACTGCACCCCGCCGCAGCGGAGGCGATCACCGACGCGCGCCGCGCCTGGGTCCCGGTCTCGGACGTGTCCCGGGCGCTGACCGAGAACTCGACGGTCGCCGCGGACCTGGAGGGCGAGGAGCTCCTGCAAGAGCTCACCAGGTCCCCGCTGCCGGAGTACCTGGTGGTGGAGGCCGACGGGGACCTCCTGGGCGTGCTGCGGGCCGTGGACGTCAACGCGGCGATGGCCGGCCGCACGGTGGAGGGCACGGGGGGCGCGGCCGGCGCGGAGGGGCGCGACTGA
- a CDS encoding tRNA (adenine-N1)-methyltransferase, whose translation MTGIHGRRGPFTDGDTVQLTDPKGRMHTITLREGGSFHSHKGKVDHDDLIGEPDGSVATSNTGTAYVALRPLLIDYTLSMKRGATIVYPKDAAQVMVEADIFPGARVVEAGAGSGAMSNWLLRAVGEQGMVHSYERREDFAKIARKNVENFYGGPHPAWKLTVGDLVEELDETDVDRVFLDMLAPWECLDAVAEALIPGGLVCCYVATTTQLSRVVEELRGDDRFYEPRSWETMLRTWHVEGLAVRPDHRMIGHTGFLVVARRLADGVAAPERRRRPAKGAYGKDYEAAKAAADAGARAAKPAAVTATESPAEAEAVKAPETESPEGGE comes from the coding sequence TTGACCGGTATCCATGGCCGCCGCGGCCCCTTCACCGACGGCGACACCGTGCAGTTGACCGACCCGAAGGGTCGCATGCACACCATCACACTGCGTGAGGGTGGAAGCTTCCACTCACACAAGGGCAAGGTCGATCACGACGACCTCATCGGCGAGCCCGACGGCAGTGTGGCGACATCCAACACCGGCACGGCCTACGTGGCGCTGCGCCCCCTGCTCATCGACTACACGCTCTCCATGAAGCGTGGTGCGACCATCGTCTACCCCAAGGACGCCGCCCAGGTCATGGTCGAGGCCGACATCTTCCCGGGCGCCCGGGTGGTCGAGGCCGGGGCCGGGTCGGGCGCGATGTCCAACTGGCTGCTGCGAGCGGTCGGCGAACAGGGCATGGTCCACTCCTACGAGCGCCGCGAGGACTTCGCGAAGATCGCGCGCAAGAACGTGGAGAACTTCTACGGAGGTCCGCACCCGGCGTGGAAGCTCACCGTGGGCGACCTGGTCGAGGAGCTCGACGAGACCGACGTGGACCGGGTCTTCCTGGACATGCTCGCGCCCTGGGAGTGCCTGGACGCGGTCGCCGAGGCGCTGATCCCCGGCGGCCTGGTGTGCTGCTACGTCGCCACCACCACCCAGCTCTCCCGTGTGGTGGAGGAGCTGCGCGGTGACGACCGCTTCTACGAGCCGCGCTCCTGGGAGACCATGCTGCGCACCTGGCACGTGGAAGGTCTGGCGGTCCGCCCCGACCACCGCATGATCGGACATACCGGCTTCCTGGTGGTCGCGCGCCGTCTGGCCGACGGTGTGGCGGCGCCCGAGCGCCGTCGCCGTCCGGCCAAGGGCGCCTACGGCAAGGACTACGAGGCCGCCAAGGCGGCCGCCGACGCCGGGGCCAGGGCGGCCAAGCCCGCCGCGGTCACCGCGACGGAGAGCCCCGCCGAGGCCGAGGCCGTCAAAGCGCCCGAGACCGAGTCGCCCGAGGGCGGCGAGTAG
- a CDS encoding threonine/serine ThrE exporter family protein, whose protein sequence is MPSKRERSGPPSEEFMLSRMRDWRAEHERELIPDELEDDEDVKLPDARAINLVLRVGELMLASGEGTEAVSEAMLSLSVAFDLPRSEVSVTFTTISLSTHPGGDSPPITGERVVRRRTLDYFRVNELHTLVQQAALGLLELEDANARLEQIRRARMPYPNWMIAVGFGLIASSASLMVGGGPIVATVAFLATVLGDRTSVFLANRGVAEFYQMAAAAVVAASIGVGLLWVSTEMNLGLQAGAIITGNIMALLPGRPLVSSIQDGISGSYVSAAARLLETFFILGAIVTGVVTVAYTATRLGVDLDLENLPSAGTAMDVPVLIGAAGIAMAFAISLAVPPRMLPTIGALGVMIWVIYAGLRLILEVPPVVGTVVGAVAVGVVGHWLARRARRPVLPYLIPSIAPLLPGSILYRGLIEITQGTAVSGLLSIAEAVMVALALGAGVNLGGELIRAFQRGGLAGAGMRSRPAARRTRGGY, encoded by the coding sequence ATGCCAAGCAAGCGGGAGCGTTCGGGGCCGCCGAGCGAGGAGTTCATGCTCAGTCGGATGCGCGACTGGCGGGCCGAGCACGAACGCGAGCTGATCCCGGACGAGCTGGAGGACGACGAGGACGTCAAGCTCCCGGACGCGCGGGCGATCAACCTGGTCCTGCGCGTGGGCGAGCTGATGCTGGCCAGCGGTGAGGGCACCGAGGCCGTCAGCGAGGCCATGCTGAGCCTGTCCGTCGCCTTTGACCTGCCCCGCTCGGAGGTGTCGGTCACCTTCACCACCATCTCCCTGTCCACCCACCCTGGCGGTGACAGCCCGCCGATCACCGGTGAGCGGGTGGTGCGCCGCCGCACCCTGGACTACTTCCGCGTCAACGAGCTGCACACCCTGGTCCAGCAGGCGGCACTGGGGCTGCTGGAGCTGGAGGACGCCAACGCCCGCCTGGAGCAGATCCGCCGGGCGCGCATGCCCTACCCGAACTGGATGATCGCGGTGGGCTTCGGCCTGATCGCCTCCAGCGCCAGTCTGATGGTGGGCGGCGGTCCGATCGTGGCCACCGTGGCCTTCCTCGCCACGGTGCTGGGCGACCGCACCTCGGTGTTCCTGGCCAACCGCGGGGTCGCGGAGTTCTACCAGATGGCGGCGGCCGCGGTGGTGGCCGCCTCGATCGGGGTGGGCCTGCTGTGGGTGAGCACCGAGATGAACCTGGGCCTGCAGGCGGGCGCGATCATCACCGGCAACATCATGGCGCTGCTTCCGGGCCGCCCGCTGGTGTCCAGCATCCAGGACGGCATCAGCGGCAGCTACGTCTCGGCGGCCGCCCGGCTGCTGGAGACCTTCTTCATCCTGGGCGCGATCGTGACCGGTGTGGTCACCGTGGCCTACACCGCCACGCGTCTGGGCGTGGACCTGGACCTGGAGAACCTGCCCTCGGCCGGAACCGCGATGGACGTTCCGGTGCTGATCGGCGCGGCCGGGATCGCCATGGCCTTCGCCATCTCACTGGCGGTGCCGCCGCGCATGCTGCCCACGATCGGCGCCCTGGGCGTGATGATCTGGGTGATCTACGCGGGGCTGCGTCTGATCCTGGAGGTCCCACCGGTGGTGGGCACGGTCGTGGGCGCGGTGGCCGTGGGCGTGGTCGGGCACTGGCTGGCCCGGCGGGCCCGGCGGCCGGTACTGCCCTACCTGATCCCCTCCATCGCACCGCTGCTGCCCGGCAGCATCCTGTACCGGGGGCTGATCGAGATCACCCAGGGAACGGCGGTCTCGGGGCTGCTCAGCATCGCTGAGGCGGTCATGGTGGCGCTGGCGCTGGGCGCGGGGGTCAACCTCGGCGGCGAGCTCATTCGAGCCTTCCAGCGCGGTGGCCTGGCCGGGGCGGGGATGCGCAGCCGTCCGGCGGCCCGGCGTACCCGCGGCGGCTACTGA
- the ppgK gene encoding polyphosphate--glucose phosphotransferase gives MSQQTTGLGIDIGGSGIKGAPVDLVSGEFLRDRLKILTPDRSDPVAVAGIVAEIAEHFPETAGAPLGITFPGVVQGGVVRTSANLDKGWVGTDAHALFGEALGRPVRVLNDADSAALAEARYGAAKGVDGTVLLTTLGTGIGTALVVDGRLVPNTEFGHLEIDGHDAESRASSGAKEREGLSYPEWAKERLQRYYRTIEDLVWPDLIVVGGGVSRKADKFLPHLDIRTPIVPAELRNTAGIVGAALYAAQARSATETPSATGAQSVAEV, from the coding sequence ATGTCACAGCAGACCACGGGCCTGGGAATCGACATCGGCGGCAGCGGGATCAAGGGCGCCCCGGTCGATCTGGTCTCCGGCGAGTTCCTCCGGGACCGCCTGAAGATCCTCACCCCTGACCGCTCGGACCCGGTCGCGGTGGCCGGCATCGTCGCCGAGATCGCCGAGCACTTCCCCGAGACCGCCGGGGCTCCGCTCGGTATCACCTTCCCCGGCGTGGTCCAGGGCGGGGTGGTGCGCACCTCCGCCAACCTCGACAAGGGCTGGGTGGGCACCGACGCCCACGCCCTGTTCGGCGAGGCCCTCGGCCGACCGGTGCGGGTGCTCAACGACGCCGACTCCGCCGCGCTGGCCGAGGCCCGCTACGGGGCGGCCAAGGGTGTGGACGGCACGGTCCTGCTCACCACCCTGGGCACCGGGATCGGCACCGCCCTGGTCGTGGACGGGCGACTGGTGCCCAACACCGAGTTCGGCCACCTGGAGATCGACGGACACGACGCCGAGTCACGCGCCTCCTCCGGTGCCAAGGAACGGGAGGGGCTCTCCTACCCCGAATGGGCGAAGGAGCGGCTCCAGCGCTACTACCGGACCATCGAGGACCTGGTCTGGCCGGACCTGATCGTGGTGGGCGGCGGGGTGAGCCGCAAGGCGGACAAGTTCCTGCCCCACCTGGACATCCGCACCCCGATCGTGCCCGCCGAGCTGCGCAACACCGCGGGCATCGTCGGCGCGGCCCTGTACGCCGCGCAGGCCCGATCCGCCACGGAGACCCCCTCAGCTACGGGGGCCCAGTCCGTCGCGGAGGTCTAG